The genome window CCGGCGCTCTCATGCAAGAAGTGCCCGTAGGCCTGCGTGATGCCTTGCGTAAGCGAGATGCCAGGCTGCCAGCCCAACCCCTTTATGCGCGACGAGTCCATCAGCTTGCGGGGCGTGCCGTCGGGCTTGCTGGTGTCGTAGACGATGTTGCCTTGATAACCCACCACGCGGGCGACCAACGCTGCCAGGTCGGCAATCGAGATGTCCTGGCCTGCCCCGATGTTGTAGATACCCTCGGCGTCCGGGTGTTCCATCAACATGACGCAGGCCTGGGCCAGATCATCCACGTACAAAAATTCCCGCAGCGGCGAACCTGTGCCCCAGATCGTCACGCTTTCCTGGCCCGACTCGCGGCCTTCGTGAAACTTGCGGATCAGCGCAGGCAGGACGTGGCTGCTTTGCAGATCGTAATTGTCGTGCTGCCCATACAGATTGGTGGGCATGGCGCAGATGAAGCGCGCGCCATACTCACGTTGATAGGCTTCGCACAATTTCAGGCCGGCGATCTTGGCAATGGCATAGGGCTCGTTGGTGGCTTCCAGCGGTCCTGTCAGCAAAGCGTCTTCATGAATGGGCTGCGGGGCTTCGCGAGGGTAGATACATGACGAACCCAGAAACAGCAGCTTGCGCACCCCCGCCTCATAGGCGGCGTGGATGACGTTGCACTGGATCATCAGGTTTCGGTACAGAAAATCGACCGGATGCGTCTGATTGGCCAGAATGCCGCCCACTTTGGCGGCTGCCAGATACACCACGTCGACCGGCGTTTCCGCAAAGAAGCGATGCACCTGGGTCTGGTCCTCCAGGTTGAGCTCCTTGCGGCCACGGGTCAGCACATGGGGGTAGCCACGCCGCTGTAGTTCGCGTGTGATGGCTGCGCCCACCATGCCACGGTGGCCGGCCACAAACACGCGTTGGTCCAGATTCGTCATGTCGGACTACTCCTTGTAGGCGTAGATTTCGTAGCCGTTCTGTTCGACCAGCGCGTCGCGGCGCGCATCCTTCAGGTCACTCTCCACCATTTCCTTGACCAGCTCGGCAAACGTGATGCGTGGCGACCAGCCCAGCTTTTCGCGCGCCTTGGTGGGGTCGCCCAGCAGGGTTTCCACTTCGGTCGGACGGAAGTAGCGCGGATCAACGCGCACGATGACCTGCCCGGGCTTGATGTCGTGCACGGGCGAGAACAAGACGGTGGCAGTTTCTTCCAGCCCTTCGCCTTCCCATGCCAGCAGGATGCCCAGCTCGCGCGCGGCGGTGTTGATGAATTCCCGCACGCTGTATTGCAAGCCGGTCGCGATGACATAGTCTTCAGGCGTATCTTGTTGCAGCATCAGCCACTGCATTTCGACGTAGTCGCGGGCATGTCCCCAATCGCGCAGCGCGGACAGGTTGCCCAGGTACAGGCATTCCTGCAGGCCCAGCACGATGCGCGCCAGGCCGCGGGTGATTTTGCGCGTGACGAAGGTTTCGCCGCGCTTGGGCGATTCATGGTTGAACAAGATGCCGTTGCAGGCATACATGCCATAGGCTTCGCGGTAGTTCACGCTGATCCAATAGGCGTAGAGCTTGGCAGCGGCGTAAGGGCTACGCGGATAGAAGGGGGTGGTTTCCTTCTGCGGCGTTTCTTGCACCAAGCCATACAGCTCGGACGTGGATGCTTGATAGAACCGGGACTTGTTTTCCAGCTTCAGGATGCGGATAGCTTCCAGAAGACGCAGAGTGCCCAAGCCGTCAGCGTTGGCGGTGTACTCGGGTTCTTCAAACGACACGCCCACATGGCTTTGCGCAGCCAGGTTGTAGATCTCGTCGGGCTGAACCGACTGCACGATGCGGATCAGGCTGCAAGAGTCTGTCATGTCGCCATGGTGCAGCACAAAATTGCGGGGCTGGTCGTGCGGGTCCTGGTACAGATGATCAATGCGCGCCGTATTGAACAGCGACGCGCGCCGCTTGATACCGTGAACCTCATAGCCCTTGGCGAGCAGGAACTCCGCCAGGTAGGACCCGTCTTGGCCGGTAACGCCGGTAATCAGTGCCCTTTTTGGCATGGTTGTATCCTTAAGACTTAGTAATTGCACGAAAGGAGCCGATGGCTGATGAACCAATGTGCAATGAGATTACTGTTGCACCAGCCGCTAAGATATCGGCCAAAAGGTCTAAGAGTTCAGCCTGTCGATACGGAAAAAAGGATTGGATTGATTCATCCAATGCACCCAACGCGGTGACCGCCAGCATCGCCACCAAGGCGGGCCGCCGGTTGACCGAGACGTAGATCAGCGCTGTCAGAAACGCATAAGCCGCCAAGTGCAGGCGCTTGTCGCCAAAAGCGTCCGACATGTCGGCGGCCAGACCGGGTAGATTGCCTACGGTCACCAACACCAGAAAGAACAGCCCAGCCGCCGGCAGGCAGATCCGGGCCATACCGGGGCGCCAAAAGGGGACACCCTCGGCGACGGGCGAACGGCGAGGCGGCGTGTCGATGTCAGACCCGGCCATACATGTCCTGGAACCGAACGATGTCGTCCTCGCCCAGATAGGCCCCCGATTGCACTTCGATGATTTCCAGCGGAATCTTTCCGGGATTCTCCAGGCTGTGAATCTCGCCCAGCGGGATGTAGGTCGACTGGTTTTCGGTCAGCAGATATTGCTTGTCGCCGTTGTAGATACGAGCCGTTCCTGATACGACGATCCAATGCTCGGCCCGGTGATGATGCATCTGCGATGACAGGCGCGCCCCGGGCTTTACCGTGATGCGCTTGACCTGGTAGCGCGGGCCTTGACCTACCGAGTCATACGACCCCCAGGGGCGCTGCACTTCGCGATGGTGGTTCAGTTCGGACCGGTGCTGGGTCTTGAAAATTTCGACCAGACGCTTGACGTCCTGTGACCGGGACTTGTGTGCGACCAACACCGCATCCGCGGTTTCGATCACCACAATGTCGTCCAGCCCAACGGATGCAACCAGGCGGCTGGTCGAATGGATCAGGCAATTGCGTGAATCCTCGACCATGACATCGCCGGTGGTCGAATTGCCTTCCTCCGTCTTTTGGGCGATGCCCCAAACGGCGTCCCAGGCCCCGACATCGCTCCAAGATGCCGCCAGCGGAATGACGACGGCGCTGTCGGTGCGTTCCATGATGGCGTAGTCCATCGAATCGCTGGGGCAGGCTTCGAACGCCGGGCCGTCCAGGTGGAACAGCGCGTTCTCGCCATGCCCCGTCGCAACCGCCGCTTGCACCTGTTCCAGCATCTTCGGCGCCAGCCGCGCCATTTCGGACAGGAAGACGGACGCCTGGAACGCGAACATGCCGCTATTCCAGTAGTAGCCGCCATCTTCGATAAACCGCGCGGCGACTTCTGGTGATGGCTTTTCCACAAAGCGGCGCACGCGCCGCGCCGGAGCCATGGCGCCCGGCTCATCCGCCTGGATGTAGCCGTAGCCGCTAAGCGGGGCGGTCGGGGTAATCCCGAAGGTCACCAAGGCGCCCTGGCGCGCGGCGGCATAGGCGTCAGCAAACGCGGTTCTGAGCACCTCGCCATCTTCCAGCACGTGGTCCGACGGCATGATCAGCATGATGGGGTCTTCGCCGTCGCGCATGGCGCGCAGCGTCGCGGCCGCGATTGCCGGCGCCGTATTGCGTGCAAACGGCTCCAGTATCACTTCCACGTCCTTGATCCCTAGTTCCAGCGCCTGCTCGGCGGCGATGTAACGGTGCGACTCGTTGCACACCAGTGCAGGTTGCGCCTGCGCGCCTGCCGACTCCAACCGCAGCAGCGTGTTTTGCAACAAGCTGCGGGAATCAGTCAAACGGATGAACTGCTTGGGCAGCAGCTCACGGGACAGCGGCCACAGGCGCGAGCCCGAACCGCCGCAAAGGATGACGGCTCGATAGGGGGGAGGGGGGTTCGTCATGGCGCTCGCTCCTTGAAGTAGGCCTGGGTGTACGGATGCACGCCGGGATCGGCGGCGATCACTTCCGCGGGCAGCCAGCGATAGCTGTGGTGCTGCGCCTGGGGAAGGCATGCGATATCCAACGACAGGTCGGCCTCGTAGGCGAGGACGACGTAATGGGTGGAGCGTCCGGCTTCACCCGAAAAATTGGTGCCATAGAAGTGTTCGTACACGCCGCGCGGCTGCCAGGCATCCGGGGCGATGGGCAAACCCAGCTCATCCCGGGCAATGCGCTGAAGGGCATTGCGCAAGGTCTCGTTCTTGCGGATGCGTCCACCTGGCACAAACCAGGCGCCCTGGGCGGGAGGATTGGTCCTCAGACCCGTCAGATAGCGCCCAGAGGCGTCGCGCAGCAACAGGTCGATAGAGACCAAGGGCAGCATCTCCACCGCCTGGCGGAAGTCCGCCTGCGCCAGCACGCCGCTATGGACGGGCACGGCTTCCTGCACGGGCCATCCCAAAGGTTTAGTAGACATTGCGGCCCGTCCATCCCGACACGGCCGTGCGGGCGATGATCAGCAGGTCCATCCTGAACGTCCAATGCTGGATGTAGTAGATGTCATGCTCAACGCGATCGCTCATCTTGCGCAGCGTGTCCGTCTGCCCGCGAAATCCATTGACCTGGGCCCACCCGGTAATGCCCGGCTTGACGCGGTGGCGCATCATGTAGCGCTGCACCAGGTCCTTGTACATTTCGTTATGTTCCAGCGCGTGCGGCCGCGGGCCGACTACCGACATATCACCCATCAGTACATTCAGGAACTGCGGCAGCTCATCCAGACTGGTTCGCCGTAGAAAGGCGCCGACGCGGGTGATGCGCCGGTCGTCTCGGGTGGCTTGTGTGACGACGCCATGTTCCTGATGCACGGTCATCGTGCGGAATTTGTAGACATGGAATACCTTGCCGTCCACACCCAGCCTGGGTTGAGTGAAGAAGACGGGCCCGCGCGAGGTCAGCTTGACCAACATGGCCACGGTCAGCATCACGGGCGCCAGCCCTATCAGCGCGCAAAAGGCGAAGCCCCGGTCGAATACTTCCTTGGCCCAGCCGCGCACACCGGCAGCTGGCAGGCTGTTTAGCTGAATAGCCGGCAAACCCAGGAATTCGCCGATGCGATGGCCCAGCAGCTGGATCGACATGACATCCGGTATCCAGCGGATATCCACCAAGTCGTTGCGCAGGTGGTAGAGCACCTCGCGCAGTTCCTGGCCGGCCTCCATCGGAAGCACGATCCAGATCTCGCGCACATTGTGTTCATGCACGAAAGCGTGCAGATTGTTCAGCTCATGCAGTCTGCGCACGTGCGGCGGCAGGCTCTCATGCGGCTCGGCGTAGATGCCAGCGACTTCATACCCAGCGCCCCGGTATTGTTCGACTCGGCGCCATAAGTCGTGGCCCAGCGCGCCAAAGCCCACTAGCAATACATGTTTGCGGTTCAGACCGCGATCACGTGCTGCACCCAATGCCGCATAGACGGCAATGCGCACACCGGCCAGCGTCAACGCCGTCATGCCAAACCAGGTGGCCGCCCACACGCGCGATATCGCGGCGGTCTGATGCATGAGAAAACTGACCAGGATGCCCAAGGCAAAGACCATTGCCCACGCGGCGAGGCTGCGCACAATCAAGTCGGTCAGTAAACGGCCCCGCCAAGATACATACAGGCGGAACGCAGGAAAAATCGCGATGACGCCCAAGCCGCACAGGTAAATCAGGAACAGATGGATTTGGGGGGGGTCCGCCAAAGCCTCGTCCGAGAATTTCAAGCCGGTGGCAGTCAGGCCGCAGGTGATAACGATCGCGGCGTCAACAAAGCGGTACAGATAGTTGTTCCCGCTGAATCTTGCCGACGTGTCCGTTTGAGACGGGTCCATCGCGCACTCCTGTTGGTGGGGAGTCTTGTTGCGGCGAAAAAAACGGTGCAGTGCCGCAAAACATGTGGCTACCGACGAAATCTTATTGAGTGCGAGGCGGACCCGAAACCTCCAAACGATGTAGGAGAAGGCTTAGGACATCCGTCGAATGTGCGGGACTTCGAAAAGAGAGTGGAATGTCGCAACCCGTTACGCATCGGGCTCCTTTCCAAGCAACGAAGTCATTCACAGTGGATTTGCCATGACGACATTTTTCGGAACGTTGAGCCGAGCCATAGCCGCTATCGCGCTCGTGTCCTCGCTGGGCGCTTGCGCCTTATCTCCCGGTATGACCTTTTCCGCGAGCCACCTCGTCGATCCGTTGGATCCGAACTCAGTGGCGACGATTAAGGAAATCACTCCGTCCCTGGTCATGGAAGACCTTCGGAATCGCCAGGCTTTGATTGATAACGATGGTGTGGATCGTCTTGTCGGTACGACCGAACCCTATCGCATTGGGCCAGGAGACATCCTCTCTATCGTGGTGTGGGATCACCCCGAGCTCGTCCTTCCGACGCAAACCTACGCAATTGGTACAGGGGTGACCGAACTAGTCATGGGGGATACCGCCTCGGGCATTCCGGGCTATACGGTTTCATCCACTGGATATATCCAATTTCCCTATACCGGACTGCTGAAAGTGGCGGGGTTGACGGAACTTCAGGCGCGCAATCTCATAGTGAATAGTTCCGGTAAGTACATTCAGGATCCGCAGATCACGGTACGCGTGCTGGGATACCGCAGCAAGCGTGTTTACGTCGAAGGCGAAGTCAAGCTGCCGGGCACAGTCGCGATCAACGATATTCCAATGACCTTGCTTGAAGCGATCAATCGCGCGGGAGGCGTGTTGCCCACCGGTGATCGCAGCGCGGTGTATGTGATTCGTGATGGCCGCCGCACACGGGTCAATCTGCCTGCGCTGATCGAACGTGGACAGGACTTGAATCAGGTCATGTTGAAGTCGGGCGACATCGTTCGCGTGACACCGCGTGACGACAGCAAAGTGTTCGTGATGGGCGAAGTCTATCTGCCCGCCACGGTAGTAATGCGCGACGGACGTATGTCGCTGACCGAGGCGCTGGGCATGGCGGGTGGGCCCAATCAGCTGTCGGCTGATGCGTCCCAAGTGTTTGTTGTCCGCAGCACAGATCAAGCGGTGCCGCTGGTGTTCCATCTGAACTCCAAGTCGCCGCAAGGTCTGGCAGTAGGAGCGAAGTTTGAGTTGGAACCCAAAGACGTCGTGTTCGTGGATACGGCTGCGCTGGTGCGGTGGAACCGCTTTATCAGCAACCTCTTCCCGAGCGCGCAAACAGTACAGACCGTGAAATCGATCAACTAGTCCGCCTTAATCACGCCTTTGGGGACGCTGCCCTGGCAGCGTCCGCTCTTGGAGAGCTGTATGTCGTTGCCTATCGAGTCATTCGAGCCGAACGTCCCGGCCCGCCAGCAGGAAACACCGTTGTCCTCGCACGTAGACGCCATCGTGTCGAACCGGTGGATGATCATGGCCATCACCATGCTGGCCTTGCTGGGCGCGCTTGCCTACGTAATGGTCACGCCGTCGGTCTATTCGGCCGACATCATCGTGCAAGTTGAAGAAGAAATGCCCAACGGGCAGGCTCGAAGCCTGCTTGGGGATGTTTCCGCCATGTTCGACACCAAGGCGGAAACATCGGGCGAAATGGAAGTGCTGCGTTCGCGTATGGTGGTCGGCCCTGCCGTGGATAAATTCCTGTTGTATATCCACGCCAAGCCGCGCTACTTCCCCGTGATTGGGGAATGGCTTGCGCAGCGCTACGAAGCGCTGCCATACCCGTCCAGCCTGCCCCGCGGCGGTTATGCGTGGGGTGGAGAGTCCATCGCGATTTCGCAGCTGGACGTGCCCAATGAATGGCTGGGCAAGCCGTTTCGCGTGACGGCCAAGGGTGAAGGCCGCTACACGCTGACCGACAAGTTCACGGGCGCTACGTTCAATGGCACGGTTGGAAAACCCGAACACTTCCTGCTGCCCGGCGGCGGCGCCATGGATGTGCATATCGACGCCTTGGGCGGACGTCCGGGCACGGAATTCACGGTGTCGCGCAGCTCGCGCCTGGCAGCGATTGAAGACGTGCAGTCACACATGGGCATCTTCGAACGGGGCCGCGCATCAGGCGTGATCGGCGTCACGCTCGAAGGCAATGACCCGGCGCTGACGACCGCCGTGCTGAATCAGATTGGCCAGGAATATGTGCAGCAAAACGTGAACCGGAAATCGGCGCAAGCCGAGAAGTCCTTGGGCTTTCTGGAGCAGCAGCTGCCGATTCTGAAAGGCGAACTGGACGCCGCCGAGACCAAGTACAACGCGCTGCGCAATAAGCGCGGAACGATTGACCTTAGCGAAGAGGCCAAACTGATTCTGGCGCAATCGGTGGACGCGCAAACCAAGGTGATGGAACTGCGCTCCAAGCGTCAGGAACTGATTACCCGTTTTGCGCCGACGCATCCGAGCATCATTGCCATCGATCGGCAGATTGCCTCGTTGTCGGGCGACGTCAGCCGCATCGGCAACAACATCAAGCAACTGCCTGACCTGGAGCAGGATGTGGTGCGCCTGGTGCGTGATGTGCGGGTCAATACCGAGCTGTATACGGGCTTGCTGAACAACGCCCAGCAGTTGCGCCTGATTCGCGCCGGCAAGGTGGGCAACGTGCGCATCCTGGATGCCGCGGTGCAGCCGGACCGCCCCGTGCGCCCCAAGGCCGCGATCATCATCGGCGTGGCGACTGCCATCGGCCTGATCTTCGGCATGTTGTGCGCCTTTGTCCGCAATGCGTTGTTTGGCGGGTTGTCTGAGCCTGAAGACGTGGAGCGCTACACCGGCCTGCCGGTGCTGGCTGCGATTCCCTACAGTGATATTCAGGACAAGCTATGGCGCCGCAGCCGGCGCAAGAACGCCACCGTGCCTGCGCTACTGGCGCAAAGCCAAGGCAATGCGCCACCCATTGAAAGCCTGCGGTCATTCCGCAATGTGCTGCAAGCGTCGTTGCGCCAATCGGCCAACAACATGGTGATGTTTACGGGCCCGGTTGCCGGAGTGGGTAAATCGTTCCTGTCGGCCAACTTCGCGTTCATTCAGGGCGGCGTGGGAAAACGTGTGTTGCTGATCGATGCCGACTTCCGCAAGGGTCAGCTCAATCGCTATTTTGGCGTGCCCAAGGAAGACGGCCTGTTCGAAGTGCTGTCGGGCACGGTTCCGCTGGCCAACGTCAGAAAGCACAGCGTGTCCGAAGGCGTGGACTTCATTGCAACGGGCGCGGTCACCTTTGACCCGTCCGAATTGCTGGCGTCTCCGGTGTTTGGCGCGACGCTGCGTGAGCTGTCTTCGCAGTACGACATGGTGATTCTGGACACAGCGCCTGTGCTGTCGTCGCCGGATGCGGCGCTCGTGGGCACGCACGCCGCGGCGGTCATGGTCGTGGTTCGGTCCGGCATGAATACCGTAGGAGAAATTCGCGAGACGGCCAAGCGGCTGATTCAAGCGGGCGCGCCGGTGGATGGCGTGCTGTTCAACGGCTTGAAACTGATGCCGGAGCGCTTCGGCTTCCGGTCCAAGTACGGCAGTTACCGATACTCCCGTGCAGCGTATTACGGCGATTTCAAACAGAACGGCCCCAAATGACGCCACCCGGAGAAACTGGCATGCACGGAACTTTTGGCTGGGATACCCCGCAAATTCTGGATGCGGTTTTCAAGGCTTATGACATACGCGGCACGGTGCCGGACGAAATTGATGCGCGCTTTGCCCATAGCTTGGGCATGGCCGCAGGCACCCAGGCCCGTCAGCAAGGGGCGCGTTCCATCGTGGTGGGTCGCGATGGCCGCCTGAGCAGTGTGGAACTGGCGGCCGCACTGCAAGCCGGGCTGCGCTCGGCCGGCATGCACGTGATCGACATAGGCATGGCGACGACGCCGATGATGTATTTCGCAGCGCGTCTGTTGGACACGGGTGCTGGCATCGCGGTGACGGGCAGCCACAATCCGCCAGCGCACAACGGCTTCAAGATCGTGTTGGAGGGGGCATCGCGGTACGGAGAAGGCATTACCGCTTTGCGCGATGCCATGCGCCTGCCGATCGAGTCTGCACGCACGGCGGGCGGACGCACGCAGATGCAGATCATGCCCTGCTATTCCGCCCGATTGGTGGGCGACATCAGGATGTCGCGCCCCATGAAGATCGCGATCGATTGCGGCAGCGGCGTGGCGGGCGCGGTGGCCCCGGCACTGTTTCGCGCGCTGGGTTGCGAAGTGACCGAGCTGTTCTGCGAAGTGGATGGATCGTTTCCGGGACATCATCCAGATCCGGCCGATCCGCATAATTTGCAAGATTTGATCTATTGCCTGCGCTATTCCGACTGCGAGGTCGGTTTGGCCTTTGATGGCGACGGGGACCGCCTGGGGGTGGTGACGAAATCGGGTCAGATCATCTGGCCCGACCGTCAACTGATCTTGTTTGCGCGCGACGTACTGGCGCGCAACCCGGGCGCAGAAATCATCTACGACGTGAAATGCAGCCGCCATGTGGCCCGAGCCATTGCCGAGGCCGGGGGTAAACCCACCATGTGGAAAACGGGGCATTCGCTGATCAAAGCCAAGATGCGCGAGACGGGAGCGCTACTTGCTGGAGAGATGAGCGGTCACATTTTCTTCAAAGAGCGCTGGTACGGATTTGACGACGGGATTTATGCGGCCGCCCGGCTGCTGGAAATTCTATCGGCAGCTCCGGACCCTTCGGGATTGCTGGAAAGCTTGCCGCAATCTTGCTCAACACCCGAAATCAAGCTGGAAACCGCCGAAGGCGAACATTTCGCCCTGGTCCAGATGCTGCGCGAGCAGGGGCAGTTCCCTGACGCGCTGTCCATCAACGACCTGGATGGTATGCGGGTGGACTATGCCGACGGCTTTGGCCTGGCGCGTCCATCCAACACCACGCCGACGGTGGTATTGCGTTTTGAAGGAGACACCGTGGCCGCGTTGGCCCGTATCGAGGAGGACTTCCGCAATGCGTTCCGGCGTATTGCACCTCACGTTCGTTTACCGTTCTAGGAGCATCACGCGATGGGTAAGGCCAACTTTGCTATTGAGGCGTTAAGGGCGAATTCCGGTCTGGCGGACAGTCTTGAGTGGCTGGCGTTTGCGCAAGCTGCCAAAGCCGCCGATGTGGATGCCGGTACGTTGAAAGTGATCGAAGCGGCGGGTTTGTGCGTCGACCTGACGATGCAGCGACAGTCTGCCGCGCTGGACGCCGCCGCCCTGAATCTGTTGCAGGCGCGCGGGCTGGCCGATGCACGGCACGCCCTGTTTTCTGGTGACGCGGTTAACTGGACCGAAGGCAAACCGGCGTGGCATACCGCCTTGCGCGCTGGGCGGACCCGCGAGCAGCCCGATGGGCAGGATGCGGACTCCGTCTGCGAGTATTCGCGCATGACCGACTTTGTTCGGCGTGTGGACCAGACGGCGGATTTCTCTACCGTGCTGCACATAGGCATCGGTGGCAGTGACTGGGGCCCCAGGCTTGCGATTCAAGCTTTCGGCGGCCCGTCGCAACGTCGCCAGATCCGCTTCGTATCCAATATTGATGGCCATGCCTTTCACGACGCCGTGGCGGGGCTGGACCCGCGCCGTTGCCTGGTGGTCGTGTCGTCCAAGTCCTTTACCACGGCCGAGACCCTGCACAATGCGCGCGCGGCCATCGCGTGGCTTAAGCAGGGCGGCGTGACGGACGTGTCTGAACATCTGGCCGCGGTGACGGCAAATGTGTCCGCAGCCCGCGCGCTGGGCGTGCCGGACAGCCAGGTATTCAAGATGTGCGATTGGGTGGGCGGGCGTTATTCGGTCTGGTCGGTTGCCGGGCTGTCGATCGCGCTGACAGTGGGCGCCGATGTGCTGATTGGAATGCGGGCCGGCGCCGAGGCCATGGACCAGCATTTTCAGCAAGCGCCGTTTGCGGCAAATGCGCCGATCCAGCTGGCATTGGCGGGTCTCGTCAATTGCAGTGTGCTGGGAAGCAATTCCTTGAACATCGCGGCCTACAGCGCGCGCTTATTGCATTTGGTGACCTACTTGCAGCAGCTGGAGATGGAATCGCTGGGCAAGCGGGTGGCAGGCGATGGCGCGGCGGTGGGCGTGCCTACGGCGCCCATCATCTGGGGCATGCCGGGCACGGACGGCCAACACACCTTCTTCCAGTGGCTGCATCAAAGTGAAGACGGCGCGCCGGTGGATTTCATCGCCAGTTTGCAGGGTCATACCGACAGCCCGGACGCGCACCGCATGCTGCTGGCCAATTGCCTGGCACAGCGTCAAGCCTTGTTGCGCGGCAAAAGCCTGGAGCAAGCGCTGCTGGACGTGGCGCATATTGATGACCAGGAACGCGCACTGAGTCTGGCGCAGCACATGGTTCATCCGGGCGGGCGGCCGTCCACGCTCATCGTCTTGCGCCAGCTGGACCCGCGCGGCCTGGGCGCTTTGCTGGCGCTGTATGAACACAAAGTGTTTGTGCAAAGCGTGGTCTGGGGGATCAACCCCTTTGACCAGTGGGGCGTCGAATTGGGTAAACGCCTGGCGACTGGCATTGAACGCGAATTGGCGGTGCCCGTGTCGGCCGGGGTGGTTGACTGGGGGCACGATGCTTCCACATCGTATTGGATCGACCGCTACCGCGGCCATGCTCAGGCGCCACGTTCGCGCCATGCGTGGGTGCCGGGCATGGCAGCGCATCTGTAGCGGAGGCGGGTATGGCAGACATGCAAGTGCTGGTCACTGGCGGTGCGGGCTATATCGGCACGCACACGCTGGTGGCGATGCTGGCGGCGGGCCAGCGGCCGCTGGTGTTGGATAACTTCAGCAATGGCTGCCGCGAGGCCGTCCGCCGTGTGGAACGGCTGTGTGGTGTGCCAATACCGCTGATCGAAGGCGATATCCGCACGCCCGGCTTGGCCGAATCGGTGCTGGCCGATTCGGCGGCCCGCGGCGCGCCGATAGACGCGGTGCTGCACCTTGCGGGCTGCAAAGCCGTGGGCGAGTCGGTGGCGGACCCCTTGAAGTACTACGACAACAATGTCACGGGCTCCATGGTATTGCTGCAAGCCATGCGCTATGCGGGTGTAGGGCGGCTGGTGTTCAGCTCGTCGGCCACGGTGTATGGCGAACCGCGCTACCTGCCCTTTACCGAGGCGCATCCGCTGGCGCCGGCCAATCCGTATGGGCGCACCAAATTGATGGTGGAAGACATGCTGCGTGATGTTTGCGCGGCGGACCCGGCATTCAGTGCGGTGGTCTTGCGCTATTTCAATCCGATCGGCGCGCACCCCAGCGGGCAGATCGGCGAAAGCCCGCGAGACATTCCTAACAACCTGTTCCCCTTCATCACGCAGGTCGCCGTGGGCCGCCAGCCCTTCCTGCGGTTGTTCGGCGACGACTACGACACGGCCGACGGCACCGGCGTGCGCGATTACCTGCATGTGATGGACCTGGCGCAGGGGCATGTGCTGGCCTTGTCCTATGCTGCGGATCATCCCGGCTTTGTGGCGGTGAACCTGGGCACGGGGCAGGGTACCAGCGTGCTGGAATTGGTGCAGGCGTTTGAGGGAGCCAGCGGCTGCCAGATCCCGGTACGCAGGCTGGCCCGGCGTCCGGGCGATGTCGCAAGCACCTGGGCCGACCCGGCCTTGGCAGCGTCGTTGCTGGGCTGGCGCAGTACCCTGGACGTGGCCGCGATGTGCGCCGATGGCTGGCGCTGGCAGCAGGGCAATCCGCAGGGCTACGAAGCTGACGAGGCAAGCCAGGCCGCCGCATAACCCCAATGCCGTGTCGGAAG of Achromobacter seleniivolatilans contains these proteins:
- the galE gene encoding UDP-glucose 4-epimerase GalE; this encodes MADMQVLVTGGAGYIGTHTLVAMLAAGQRPLVLDNFSNGCREAVRRVERLCGVPIPLIEGDIRTPGLAESVLADSAARGAPIDAVLHLAGCKAVGESVADPLKYYDNNVTGSMVLLQAMRYAGVGRLVFSSSATVYGEPRYLPFTEAHPLAPANPYGRTKLMVEDMLRDVCAADPAFSAVVLRYFNPIGAHPSGQIGESPRDIPNNLFPFITQVAVGRQPFLRLFGDDYDTADGTGVRDYLHVMDLAQGHVLALSYAADHPGFVAVNLGTGQGTSVLELVQAFEGASGCQIPVRRLARRPGDVASTWADPALAASLLGWRSTLDVAAMCADGWRWQQGNPQGYEADEASQAAA